From Saccharothrix espanaensis DSM 44229, the proteins below share one genomic window:
- a CDS encoding BBE domain-containing protein, which produces MVRGWTAWHTEPTTPREIRSVVELLSDRGSPAPPAVTGTFIGTPAELHPVLDRMVAAIGLPETQRTLVPTGYVQAASEAERWGGGTWGARVAFAAKSHIVRTPIIPSAAQDLADAVDRMPECRGAGGLLIEALGGAVSDVAPTTTAFPHRTAIGVAQYHSYWDQTTEPDHVDQRLTWLREVHATMQPHLGTGGYTNGMDPELADWLIAYHGDNHPRLQRIKVTADPDDFFRFPQSIPPAHNA; this is translated from the coding sequence GAGATCCGCAGCGTGGTCGAACTGCTCAGCGACCGCGGCAGCCCCGCACCACCCGCCGTGACCGGCACGTTCATCGGCACCCCCGCCGAACTGCACCCGGTACTGGACCGGATGGTCGCCGCGATCGGCCTACCCGAGACCCAGCGGACCCTCGTGCCGACCGGCTACGTGCAGGCCGCTTCGGAAGCCGAACGGTGGGGCGGCGGCACCTGGGGGGCACGGGTCGCCTTCGCCGCCAAGTCCCACATCGTCCGTACCCCGATCATCCCTTCGGCGGCACAGGACCTCGCCGACGCCGTCGACAGGATGCCCGAGTGCCGTGGAGCCGGCGGGCTGCTCATCGAGGCTCTCGGCGGCGCGGTCTCCGACGTCGCACCGACCACGACGGCCTTCCCGCACCGCACGGCGATCGGCGTGGCGCAGTACCACTCCTACTGGGACCAGACCACCGAACCCGACCACGTCGACCAGCGCCTGACCTGGCTGCGCGAGGTGCACGCCACCATGCAACCCCACCTGGGCACCGGCGGCTACACCAACGGCATGGACCCTGAGCTGGCCGACTGGCTCATCGCCTACCACGGCGACAATCACCCCAGACTGCAACGCATCAAGGTTACCGCGGATCCGGACGACTTCTTCCGCTTCCCCCAGTCGATCCCACCCGCCCACAACGCCTGA
- a CDS encoding CRISPR-associated helicase/endonuclease Cas3, with protein sequence MSIDENDLYAHSENKSGTPHDLTEHLVNVARLAGEFAGVFGAAALGWWLGVLHDLGKAADVWQQGLRVAARTQARVNIDHKAAGTRFAVRLGLWRWAMAVHGHHGGLTTPVELQRFLTSPKSNHAAEKQALDRMAALVPQLGVPSRPELPEWARKNESAGELLLRMVFSALVDADFLDTAQHFRPQDAEVDTALCSPGVEVLLGRFEAGRRKALDQRPAAALVDGPRERVYQDSVRTASLPQGFFRLGVPTGFGKTYAMAGFGLHHAKKHGLRRVIVAVPYLSVTDQVAEEYRTLLDPDRTGQVVLEHHSGVDLDAVRQRAAHGHRGRSARWQRLAAENWDAEFIVTTTVQLLESLHDRHPGRMRKLHRLAGSVIVIDEVQALPVHLLEPVLLMLRQLVEHFDVTVLLVSATQPEFWDLPVLEGREPVDLVDNVEELYTGLRRVRYRWWTEARPSLTEVAREVAENRRALVVVNTTDHARTVFRQWEAMSETGSLASEVQLRHLSTRMCSRHRLDVIKDIRKFLAEDVDVLVASTQLIEAGVDLDFPLLYRAMAPAEALLQAAGRCNRDGRLGHEGGLVVVFDPREPGRPPTYELPLHETRIHFGPGRAQPDDLAALRRYFPALYESLGPEALGHAVVTAREEWDFVRTAELFRMIADDTVPVLVDYTPAKDPVQRTRADRVVTALKAGNPVSATEMRRLQPFLATVPRTALSDNRLVPLAGNLHRWTGPYHPHFGIDLTSEKS encoded by the coding sequence GTGTCGATCGACGAGAACGATCTGTACGCGCACAGCGAGAACAAGTCCGGTACGCCGCACGACTTGACCGAGCACCTGGTGAACGTCGCCCGCTTGGCGGGGGAGTTCGCGGGGGTGTTCGGCGCGGCGGCGTTGGGGTGGTGGTTGGGGGTACTGCACGACCTGGGCAAGGCAGCCGACGTTTGGCAGCAAGGGTTACGGGTCGCCGCGAGGACGCAGGCACGGGTGAACATCGATCACAAGGCGGCGGGGACGAGGTTCGCTGTCCGGTTGGGGTTGTGGCGGTGGGCGATGGCGGTGCACGGCCATCATGGCGGGTTGACCACACCTGTGGAGCTGCAGAGATTCCTGACCAGTCCCAAGAGTAACCATGCTGCCGAGAAACAGGCGCTGGACAGGATGGCGGCGCTGGTGCCGCAGCTGGGGGTGCCGTCACGGCCCGAGCTGCCCGAGTGGGCACGCAAGAACGAGTCGGCGGGGGAGTTGCTGCTGCGCATGGTGTTCTCGGCGCTGGTGGACGCGGACTTCCTCGACACCGCGCAGCACTTCCGGCCGCAGGACGCCGAGGTCGACACGGCCCTGTGTTCCCCTGGCGTCGAGGTGCTGCTGGGCCGTTTCGAGGCAGGCCGCAGGAAGGCGCTGGACCAACGCCCCGCAGCGGCTTTGGTGGACGGGCCGCGTGAACGGGTCTACCAGGATTCCGTGCGAACGGCCTCGCTGCCGCAAGGGTTCTTCCGGCTCGGGGTCCCCACCGGGTTCGGCAAGACGTACGCGATGGCAGGATTCGGCCTTCACCACGCGAAGAAGCACGGCCTGCGTCGGGTGATCGTGGCCGTGCCGTACTTGTCGGTGACCGACCAGGTCGCCGAGGAGTACCGCACCCTGTTGGACCCCGACAGGACCGGCCAGGTTGTCCTTGAGCACCACAGCGGCGTCGACCTGGATGCCGTGCGACAGCGGGCGGCGCATGGACATCGGGGGCGCTCCGCGCGATGGCAGCGCCTGGCTGCGGAGAACTGGGACGCCGAGTTCATCGTGACCACGACCGTGCAACTGCTGGAATCCCTGCATGACCGGCATCCCGGCCGGATGCGCAAGCTCCACCGCTTGGCCGGATCGGTGATCGTGATCGACGAGGTTCAGGCGTTGCCGGTCCACCTGCTTGAGCCGGTGCTGCTGATGCTGCGCCAGTTGGTCGAGCACTTCGACGTGACGGTACTGCTGGTGTCGGCGACGCAACCGGAGTTCTGGGATCTTCCCGTGCTCGAAGGCAGGGAGCCGGTCGATCTCGTGGACAACGTGGAGGAGCTGTACACGGGACTGCGCCGGGTGCGGTACCGCTGGTGGACCGAGGCACGACCGAGTCTGACGGAGGTCGCCCGGGAAGTGGCGGAGAACCGACGGGCACTGGTCGTGGTGAACACCACCGACCACGCTCGCACGGTGTTCCGGCAGTGGGAAGCGATGTCCGAGACCGGATCCCTCGCCTCGGAGGTGCAGCTTCGGCATCTGTCGACCCGCATGTGCTCACGCCACCGATTGGATGTCATCAAGGACATCCGGAAGTTCCTGGCGGAGGACGTGGACGTCCTGGTCGCGTCGACCCAGCTCATCGAAGCCGGGGTGGACCTGGACTTCCCGTTGCTGTACCGGGCGATGGCGCCCGCCGAGGCCCTGTTGCAGGCGGCGGGCCGCTGCAATCGGGACGGTCGCCTCGGCCACGAGGGCGGCTTGGTGGTCGTGTTCGACCCCCGGGAGCCCGGCCGGCCGCCGACGTACGAGTTGCCGCTGCACGAGACCCGTATCCACTTCGGGCCCGGCCGCGCACAACCGGACGACCTTGCCGCGCTCCGGAGATACTTCCCGGCGCTCTACGAGTCGCTGGGCCCGGAGGCGTTGGGCCATGCGGTGGTCACGGCCCGCGAGGAGTGGGACTTCGTGCGGACGGCCGAGCTGTTCCGCATGATCGCCGACGACACCGTGCCCGTCCTCGTCGACTACACCCCCGCCAAAGATCCCGTGCAGCGCACCCGCGCGGACCGCGTCGTCACCGCACTCAAAGCCGGGAATCCGGTCAGCGCCACCGAGATGCGCCGCCTCCAGCCGTTCCTGGCGACGGTGCCGCGCACCGCACTGTCGGACAACCGCCTCGTACCTCTCGCCGGCAACCTCCACCGGTGGACCGGCCCGTACCACCCCCACTTCGGCATCGACCTGACCTCGGAGAAGTCGTGA
- the cas5c gene encoding type I-C CRISPR-associated protein Cas5c — translation MTRPRRNETTDAPVTLVVTGDYACFTRPESKAERISYPVMTPSAAVGVLESVFWKPEFDYVVRRIEVLRKIQWFRIRRNETANPPALSTILKQGKQFHYDASADRDQRFTLALRDVAYRIHADIRLRPRANEGFRKYLSQFERRVERGASFSHPYLGCREFSATDFRSPDPGDTPIVHNEDLGVMLLSIDRSTGTPRSLWFTARLDNGTLAVPKDGIHDPSRDALVAADPATAISPAG, via the coding sequence GTGACCAGACCACGCAGGAACGAGACCACCGACGCGCCGGTGACCCTCGTCGTCACCGGCGACTACGCCTGCTTCACCAGACCCGAATCGAAAGCCGAACGGATCAGCTACCCGGTGATGACCCCCAGCGCGGCCGTCGGCGTGCTGGAGTCGGTGTTCTGGAAGCCGGAGTTCGACTACGTCGTTCGCCGCATCGAAGTGCTGCGCAAGATCCAGTGGTTCCGCATCCGCCGCAACGAGACCGCCAACCCTCCCGCCCTGTCCACGATCCTCAAGCAGGGCAAGCAGTTCCACTACGACGCTTCCGCTGACCGGGACCAACGGTTCACCCTGGCGCTGCGCGACGTCGCCTACCGCATCCACGCCGACATCCGTCTGCGTCCTCGCGCGAACGAAGGATTCCGCAAGTACCTCTCCCAGTTCGAGCGGCGTGTCGAACGCGGAGCGAGCTTCAGCCACCCCTACCTGGGCTGCCGCGAGTTCTCCGCCACCGACTTCCGTTCCCCAGACCCCGGCGACACACCCATCGTCCACAACGAAGACCTCGGGGTGATGCTGCTGAGCATCGACCGCTCCACCGGCACTCCCCGCTCGCTGTGGTTCACCGCCCGCCTGGACAACGGGACCCTCGCGGTGCCGAAGGACGGAATCCACGACCCCTCCCGCGACGCACTGGTCGCAGCAGACCCCGCCACAGCGATCTCCCCGGCCGGGTGA
- the cas8c gene encoding type I-C CRISPR-associated protein Cas8c/Csd1: protein MYLRRLRAFAQNNDEMPPPYYTWSAVRWMLDLDVHGNPLGNLVDLAVPDEPARRNGRRELVPKLQRSGTGPQPLLACDDLKNALGWTNPTPTGTEPPHKETLRAQTCHDAFTDLVTTWSDTCPHDRGAHALAAFLTADGPQQLSRPAKYTNSDLVMFRVDRTPVHRSPAALDHWTTVAQDRKSSGEIGLCSVCGEPGRLVDTFPRQVTAGLIPSIGHDPDSRSKNRPQPSAVTLASMNKPALGYELSTQLTHAPICATCAECSVAALGHLLRHRDHTRRVGDTALTWWLIEAQPGTEAPIRHVFDPDAQAIEGLLAALPPEDSTPVADPRQLVKRIGGVLDSPRHGHPHEETGTGMFCAVAASANKTRLILRDWIDIPLPAAERAVARWFRDHAVINPWTGQLEHVSLYRLLLALGRWDTRTNSYLPLGDPGARRPISAQRDLLTAALRTTPLPVTIATHLVQRLRADRRLDTPRLALLRLVTTRTFNPRKQIPLALDDTNNDTAYLAGRLFAVLESLQYAASTLDGKKKLNTTLTDRYLTAASTSPARVIPDLLRGSQAHLKKLVTRDRDATATALVKQRDHIVGRLKPVPVTLDIAQQCSWFNGYADQRNHHFASAAAHKQATQDTADDTGLIPVPAE, encoded by the coding sequence GTGTACCTGCGACGCCTCCGCGCCTTCGCCCAGAACAACGACGAGATGCCACCGCCCTACTACACCTGGAGCGCGGTGCGGTGGATGCTAGACCTCGACGTCCACGGCAACCCGCTCGGCAACCTCGTCGACCTGGCAGTCCCCGACGAGCCCGCCCGCCGCAACGGCAGACGCGAACTCGTGCCGAAACTCCAACGCTCCGGCACGGGCCCACAACCCCTGCTCGCGTGCGACGACCTCAAGAACGCGCTCGGCTGGACCAATCCGACGCCGACCGGCACGGAGCCGCCGCACAAGGAGACCCTGCGCGCCCAGACCTGCCACGATGCCTTCACCGACCTCGTGACGACCTGGTCCGACACCTGCCCGCACGACAGGGGTGCCCACGCGCTGGCGGCCTTCCTCACCGCCGACGGTCCACAACAACTGTCCCGGCCCGCGAAGTACACGAACAGTGACCTCGTGATGTTCCGCGTCGACCGCACGCCCGTGCACCGGTCGCCGGCAGCACTCGACCACTGGACCACCGTCGCCCAAGACCGCAAGAGCAGCGGCGAGATCGGGCTGTGCAGTGTGTGCGGCGAACCCGGACGACTGGTCGACACATTCCCGCGACAGGTCACCGCAGGCCTGATCCCCAGCATCGGACACGATCCCGACAGCCGCAGCAAGAACCGGCCCCAGCCGTCCGCCGTCACGCTGGCCAGCATGAACAAGCCCGCGCTCGGCTACGAACTCAGCACCCAACTGACCCACGCGCCGATCTGCGCCACCTGCGCCGAATGCAGCGTCGCCGCGCTCGGCCACCTCCTCCGACACCGCGACCACACCCGCCGCGTCGGCGACACCGCCCTCACCTGGTGGCTGATCGAAGCCCAGCCCGGCACCGAAGCGCCCATCCGCCACGTCTTCGACCCGGACGCCCAGGCGATCGAGGGGCTGCTCGCGGCACTGCCACCGGAGGACAGCACACCCGTCGCCGACCCCCGACAACTGGTCAAACGCATCGGCGGCGTACTGGACAGCCCCCGCCACGGCCACCCACACGAGGAGACCGGCACCGGCATGTTCTGCGCCGTCGCAGCGTCGGCCAACAAGACCAGGCTGATCCTCCGCGACTGGATCGACATCCCACTGCCCGCAGCCGAGCGCGCCGTCGCACGGTGGTTCCGCGACCACGCCGTCATCAACCCGTGGACCGGACAACTGGAGCACGTCTCCCTGTATCGACTCCTGCTCGCGCTCGGCCGCTGGGACACCCGCACAAACTCCTACCTCCCCCTGGGTGACCCCGGCGCCCGCCGGCCGATCTCCGCGCAACGCGACCTGCTCACCGCAGCACTCCGCACCACACCGCTACCCGTCACCATCGCGACCCACCTCGTACAACGACTACGCGCCGACCGACGACTGGACACCCCACGCCTGGCCCTGCTGCGACTGGTCACCACCCGAACCTTCAACCCACGAAAGCAGATCCCGTTGGCACTCGACGACACCAACAACGACACCGCCTACCTTGCGGGCCGTCTCTTCGCCGTCCTGGAATCCCTTCAGTACGCCGCTAGCACCCTGGACGGCAAGAAGAAACTCAACACCACCCTGACCGACCGCTACCTCACCGCAGCCTCCACCAGCCCCGCCCGCGTCATTCCGGACCTGCTGCGCGGATCCCAGGCGCACCTGAAAAAACTGGTCACCCGCGACCGGGACGCCACCGCGACCGCACTGGTCAAGCAACGCGACCACATCGTCGGACGCCTCAAGCCGGTCCCGGTCACCCTCGACATCGCCCAACAGTGCTCATGGTTCAACGGCTACGCGGACCAACGCAACCACCACTTCGCCAGCGCCGCCGCACACAAACAGGCCACACAGGACACCGCCGACGACACCGGACTCATCCCCGTCCCCGCCGAATGA
- the cas7c gene encoding type I-C CRISPR-associated protein Cas7/Csd2, producing the protein MTEPHLDPTRRHDAVLLFDVLDGNPNGDPDAGNQPRVDVETGQGLVTDVSLKRKIRDQIPLLRPDEARYKIFVEADTALNTNILRGFTATDTPVTKKTTPDQRRTVQDWLCNEFFDIRMFGGVVSTGTGNAGRIRGPLQLTFARSIDRVLVQGHGITRITQTTEKDITEGGESTEMGTKWTVHYGLYRVHLHYSAPRGIDTHVTPEDLDVLWKTLTNLFEHDRASGRGEMDVKGLHVFTHDDAYGKARASQLFSDITVSSLTTTPRNIGDYKIKLADTEHSGVTRTSIVE; encoded by the coding sequence ATGACCGAACCACACCTCGACCCGACCCGCCGCCACGACGCCGTCCTGCTCTTCGACGTCCTCGACGGCAACCCAAACGGCGACCCCGACGCAGGCAACCAACCCCGCGTCGACGTCGAAACCGGCCAAGGCCTCGTCACCGATGTCAGCCTCAAACGCAAGATCCGCGACCAGATCCCCCTCCTGCGCCCGGACGAGGCCCGCTACAAGATATTCGTCGAAGCCGACACCGCCCTCAACACCAACATCCTCCGTGGCTTCACCGCCACCGACACCCCCGTCACCAAGAAGACCACCCCCGACCAACGCCGCACCGTTCAAGACTGGCTGTGCAACGAGTTCTTCGACATCCGCATGTTCGGCGGCGTCGTCAGCACCGGCACCGGCAACGCCGGCCGAATCCGAGGCCCACTCCAACTCACCTTCGCCCGCAGCATCGACCGCGTCCTCGTCCAAGGCCACGGCATCACCCGCATCACCCAGACCACGGAGAAAGACATCACCGAAGGCGGCGAATCCACAGAGATGGGAACCAAATGGACAGTCCATTACGGACTTTACCGGGTCCACCTCCACTACAGCGCACCCCGAGGCATCGACACCCACGTCACCCCCGAAGACCTCGACGTACTCTGGAAGACCCTCACCAACCTCTTCGAACACGACCGGGCCAGCGGTCGCGGCGAGATGGACGTCAAAGGTCTCCACGTTTTCACCCACGACGACGCCTACGGCAAAGCCCGCGCCAGCCAACTCTTCAGCGACATCACCGTCAGCTCCCTCACGACGACGCCGCGAAACATCGGCGACTACAAGATCAAGCTTGCCGACACCGAACACTCTGGCGTCACCCGGACGTCAATAGTCGAGTAA
- the cas2 gene encoding CRISPR-associated endonuclease Cas2, with protein sequence MELLVTYDVDSTTPEGERRLRQVAKISEGVGHRVQKSVFEDTCTPAHRPHLKARLQSTIDTELDSVRIYHLDRGTFQTARHLGAVVDIPHTGDWIV encoded by the coding sequence ATGGAACTTCTCGTCACCTACGACGTCGACTCCACCACACCCGAAGGCGAACGACGACTGCGACAAGTGGCCAAGATCTCCGAAGGGGTCGGACACCGCGTCCAGAAGTCCGTCTTCGAGGACACCTGCACTCCGGCCCACCGACCCCACCTCAAAGCACGCCTTCAATCCACCATCGACACCGAACTCGATTCCGTGCGCATCTACCACCTCGACCGAGGCACCTTTCAGACCGCCAGACACCTCGGCGCGGTGGTCGACATCCCTCACACCGGCGACTGGATCGTCTGA
- a CDS encoding tyrosine-type recombinase/integrase: MRDWDRSLRSANRPETTRYNYLLAVSQLARFLADEAVTDLECVAAAEDPVEVRRGHVELFQVWMIESRSAATALNKHKGLQQFFKWLWLDEEEIERSPMERVRQPKVTRRLIPVIRDEDTGRVLATCKGKEFVHLRDEAIIRLYYNTGARLSEVGDLRLEDVDLDRDTVVYRGKGGKERRVRFGPRTGRALSRYLRARDRHVAAGLPDLWLAERGRRALAPNGIKLMLKRRGRAAGVAGVHAHRWRHNFAHEWKRAGGDTGDLMLLLGWESEDMPRHYGASAAAERAQESQTRMGIGENV; this comes from the coding sequence ATGAGGGACTGGGACCGGTCGTTGCGGTCGGCGAATCGGCCGGAGACGACGCGGTACAACTACCTGCTGGCAGTGTCGCAGTTGGCCCGGTTCCTCGCTGACGAGGCCGTGACGGACCTGGAGTGTGTCGCGGCGGCGGAGGACCCGGTGGAGGTGCGGCGGGGGCATGTGGAGTTGTTCCAGGTGTGGATGATCGAGTCGCGGTCGGCGGCGACGGCGTTGAACAAGCACAAGGGGTTGCAGCAGTTCTTCAAGTGGTTGTGGTTGGACGAGGAGGAGATCGAGCGGTCGCCGATGGAGCGGGTGCGGCAGCCGAAGGTGACCAGGCGGCTGATACCGGTCATCCGTGACGAGGACACCGGGCGGGTACTGGCCACATGCAAGGGCAAGGAGTTCGTGCACCTGCGCGACGAGGCGATCATCCGGCTGTACTACAACACCGGAGCGCGTCTGTCCGAAGTGGGCGATCTCCGACTAGAGGACGTCGACCTGGACCGGGACACGGTGGTGTACCGGGGCAAGGGCGGCAAGGAACGGCGGGTCCGGTTCGGGCCTCGGACGGGCCGGGCGTTGAGTCGCTACCTTCGGGCCCGCGACCGTCACGTCGCCGCCGGGTTGCCGGACCTGTGGCTGGCGGAGCGGGGTCGTCGGGCGTTGGCGCCCAACGGGATCAAGCTCATGCTCAAGCGACGCGGTCGCGCGGCCGGTGTGGCGGGGGTGCACGCGCATCGGTGGCGGCACAACTTCGCGCACGAGTGGAAGCGGGCCGGGGGAGACACCGGTGACCTGATGTTGTTGCTGGGGTGGGAGTCGGAGGACATGCCGCGCCACTACGGCGCGAGCGCCGCGGCCGAACGAGCCCAGGAGTCCCAGACACGGATGGGGATCGGTGAGAATGTCTGA